Within Chlamydia pneumoniae TW-183, the genomic segment TTCAATTTGTTCAAGGATAATGTATGTTGGATAATGAATGGAAAGCAATCTTAGGCTGGGGAGATGATGAGTTAGAAGAACTCAGAATCTCAGGATATTCTTTTCTACGCCAAGGGCATTATTCAAAAGCGATTCTTTTTTTTGAAGCTCTAGTGATCTTAGATCCTTTAAGTATCTATGATCATCAAACTCTTGGAGGTCTTTATCTCCAAATTGGTGAAAATAGTCAGGCGCTTGCTGTTTTAGATCAGGCACTCCGCATGCAAGGAGATCATCTGCCTACACTCTTAAATAAAACAAAAGCTCTCTTCTGTTTGGGACGAATTGAAGAAGCTACTGCCATTGCCACCTACCTTTCATCCTGTCCCATACCAGCAATTGCTAATGATGCTGAAGCTCTATTGATGAGTTATAGTAAAGCAACCAAAAAAAATGCTGCGTTAGTTCGTTAATTTTTTCTCCTATAGAAAACGTATTTCGTGATTGAAGAACTCCGGATTTCTTTAGTTCTTTTTCCATTTTTATTACAAAATTTCATAATTATTTTTTCCTGAATTTGTGGTTCCTTATTGCCTAACGAAACCAACGATCCAATTTGCCTTAAAACCTAGTAATCGGTAGAGTTATTTTATCGGCAGAGCGTACCGCGTTTACCTGCGGAGGAAGGGTGTATAGGATCCATTCCTAACAGGAACTTCACCCAGGGAATGCAGGATCCAATCTGAACGCGAAGAGTCATTGCACTCAGTGCAATGAATAGTCAAGATGCAATGAGATTTTCTCGCCATCACTCATGGGATGGGTCGATTGTATTTGGGAAAGCTTTATAAATAAAGAGAGCGGCATGTTAACCTGTAACGAGTGCACTACTTGGGAACAGTTTTTAAATTATGTTAAGACACGTTGCTCGAAAACGGCTTTTGAAAATTGGATTTCTCCTATTCAAGTTCTTGAAGAAACTCAAGAGAAAATTCGCTTAGAAGTCCCCAACATTTTTGTACAAAATTATCTTCTTGATAACTACAAAAGAGACCTCTGTTCTTTTGTCCCCTTAGATGTTCATGGAGAGCCTGCTTTAGAATTTGTAGTTGCAGAACACAAGAAACCTTCAGCCCCCGTGGCTTCTCAAAAAGAATCAAACGAAGGAATTTCTGAGGTCTTTGAAGAAACTAAAGATTTTGAATTAAAGCTGAATCTCTCCTATCGCTTTGATAATTTCATTGAAGGTCCCTCAAATCAATTTGTGAAGTCTGCAGCTGTAGGTATTGCTGGGAAACCTGGCCGCTCCTACAACCCTTTATTCATCCATGGGGGTGTGGGATTAGGCAAAACGCATTTACTTCATGCCGTAGGTCACTACGTAAGAGAACATCATAAAAATCTACGCATCCATTGCATCACTACAGAAGCGTTTATCAACGATCTTGTCTACCATCTCAAATCCAAGTCTGTTGATAAAATGAAAAATTTTTATCGTTCCCTAGATTTACTTCTTGTTGATGATATTCAATTTTTACAGAATCGCCAAAATTTTGAAGAAGAGTTTTGCAATACCTTTGAGACTTTGATCAACCTGAGTAAGCAAATTGTAATTACCAGTGATAAACCTCCAAGTCAGCTCAAACTTTCCGAGCGTATCATTGCTAGAATGGAATGGGGACTGGTTGCTCACGTCGGCATCCCTGATTTAGAAACTCGGGTTGCGATTTTACAGCACAAGGCGGAGCAAAAAGGATTGCTCATTCCTAATGAAATGGCATTTTATATTGCGGATCACATCTATGGCAATGTCCGTCAATTGGAAGGAGCTATCAACAAGCTGACTGCCTATTGTCGTCTTTTCGGCAAGTCTCTTACAGAAACTACAGTCCGAGAAACTCTAAAAGAGCTCTTCCGTTCTCCAACAAAACAAAAAATTTCTGTAGAAACGATCTTAAAAAGTGTTGCTACAGTATTCCAAGTAAAGCTGAATGATCTTAAGGGAAACTCACGCTCTAAAGATCTTGTGTTAGCTCGGCAAATTGCTATGTATTTAGCAAAAACTCTTATTACAGATTCTTTAGTTGCAATAGGAGCTGCTTTTGGTAAAACTCATTCGACAGTACTTTATGCCTGTAAAACTATAGAACATAAATTACAAAATGACGAAACTCTTAAGCGTCAAGTAAATCTCTGTAAAAATCATATTGTTGGTTAATTTAGGGGGTGTCCCATGTTCCGTAGAACAGGAAAAGGTCCTTTTGAAGATGTGCAAACACTTTACGAAGAAGAAACTTCTTCACCTTCCAGCTACTCGCCATATTCAAGATCCGAGCGCCCAGAGACCCCTCCAAGTCTTTTTGACAACCCTAAAGCTTCGGAAGCTCGCCCTTTGAATCACAATTTAACTGAAGAATCTTCTCTTCCTCAATGGTCCTCAACTCCAAGAACAGAATCTCTACTCCCTCTTGAAGAACCTGAAACTACCTTAGGAGAAGGCGTCACCTTTAAAGGAGAACTTGCTTTTGAACGTCTCCTACGTATTGACGGAACTTTTGAAGGCATTTTAGTCTCAAAAGGAAAAATTATTATCGGTCCTAAAGGAGTGGTAAAGGCAGATATTCAGCTACAAGAAGCCATTATTGAAGGGGTTGTAGAAGGAAATATCACAGTATCTGGAAAAGTCGAACTCCGTGGAGGCGCAATCATTAAAGGAGACATCCAAGCGAACACGTTGTGTGTTGATGAGGGCGTACGTATTCTTGGTTACCTTGCAATTGCAGGAATTACTGATCATTCTGAGAGAGAAAGAGACTTATAGATACTAGAGGTGATGCACTCCCTCCAACGATAGTTTGCATCCATTTTTGTGATAAAGGATAGGCCGACAAAAAGCAGATACCTTCCCCTTTAGGAAGTTTTTCTATTTGTCTTTTCTTAGGAAGCCACGGCCACAAGGGAATGCGTAAAAGCTTTTCTAGTTTAGCAACTTCTACTACGATTTTCCTAGAAATTGTCGATGTTATATAGGCAATACAACTCGGAGTCTCATCCAGTGAAGCTAGCTCAAAGGCGATACTCTTAGAAAAAAACTGCAGAGCGGGTCGCTTACCTTCACAAGCACGAGCATATACCGAGAGGGCCGTTTGCGAAGGAAGGTACAAGCTGAAAGCTTGAAGTTGTGAAGAGGGTGAACACTGGCTACATAGACGTGTTTCGGAAGAACCAAGATAACGAAAACAATGTAGACAACGCCCTTCTCTATCTTCTACGAGAAGTTTTTCCAAGCAGTTGGAACAAAAGTAGGCTCCTGGAGCTTGACAGCCATAACATAACTTTGGAAACAGCAACGAAAAAAGTACCATCTATTTTTGAATCATGAAAATTTTTATTCCTAAAATTTTAAGCAGTTTGCTACGTTTTTGAACGTGTAGAAGCTTCAACTTTTCTCTCAATCACAATGCTCAAAAAATTCATAAATTCTCTTTGGAAACTATGTCAACAAGACAAGTATCAGCGCTTTACTCCCATTGTCGATGCGATAGATACATTTTGTTACGAACCTATTGAAACCCCTTCCAAGCCTCCTTTCATCCGCGATTCTGTAGATGTTAAGCGTTGGATGATGCTTGTTGTTATCGCTTTGTTTCCCGCGACCTTTGTTGCGATCTGGAATTCAGGACTTCAATCTATCGTTTATAGCTCAGGCAATCCTGTGCTGATGGAGCAATTCTTACATATTTCTGGATTTGGTAGTTATTTATCCTTTGTTTACAAAGAGATCCATATAGTTCCTATCCTTTGGGAAGGACTTAAGATCTTTATTCCTCTACTTACGATTAGCTATGTTGTCGGGGGTACTTGTGAGGTCCTATTTGCTGTAGTTCGTGGGCATAAAATCGCAGAAGGACTGCTAGTAACCGGAATCCTCTATCCCCTTACTCTCCCTCCGACAATTCCTTACTGGATGGCAGCCTTAGGGATCGCCTTTGGTATTGTTGTCAGTAAAGAGCTCTTCGGAGGCACAGGGATGAACATCCTCAATCCTGCTCTATCAGGAAGGGCATTCTTATTTTTTACGTTTCCAGCAAAGATGAGTGGTGACGTTTGGGTAGGAAGCAACCCCGGAGTGATTAAAGATAGCCTCATGAAGATGAACTCCTCGACAGGAAAAGTACTCATTGATGGATTTTCACAGTCTACCTGCCTACAAACTCTAAATTCGACACCCCCCTCTGTAAAGCGTCTGCATGTCGATGCGATTGCTGCAAATATGCTTCACATTCCTCACGTCCCTACTCAAGATGTCATTCACTCACAATTTTCTCTTTGGACAGAGACGCATCCTGGTTGGGTTTTAGATAATCTCACTCTTACACAACTTCAAACGTTTGTTACAGCTCCTGTTGCTGAGGGAGGATTGGGGCTGCTTCCCACACAGTTCGATTCTGCCTATGCTATTACCGATGTGATCTATGGGATTGGGAAGTTCTCAGCTGGGAATCTCTTTTGGGGAAACATTATAGGTTCTCTGGGGGAGACCTCCACTTTCGCCTGTCTGTTGGGTGCAATATTCCTTATTGTTACAGGCATTGCCTCTTGGAGAACCATGGCAGCCTTTGGGATAGGAGCCTTTCTCACAGGCTGGCTCTTTAAGTTTATCAGCGTACTCATCGTGGGACAAAACGGAGCTTGGGCACCTGCTCGATTCTTCATTCCCGCCTATCGGCAGCTTTTCCTCGGAGGACTTGCTTTTGGTTTAGTCTTTATGGCTACGGATCCCGTATCATCGCCGACTATGAAATTAGGGAAATGGATTTACGGATTCTTTATAGGATTTATGACTATTGTGATTCGTCTTATCAATCCTGCGTATCCTGAGGGAGTGATGTTAGCGATCCTTCTGGGCAATGTATTTGCCCCTCTTATCGACTATTTTGCTGTTAGAAAGTATAGAAAAAGGGGAGTCTAGAATATGTCTAAAGGCTCTTCAAAACATACCGTCCGCATAAACCAAACCTGGTACATCGTTTCCTTTATCCTGGGCCTCAGCTTATTTGCAGGAGTGCTGTTATCCACAATCTACTATGTGCTCTCCCCAATACAGGAACAAGCTGCTACTTTCGATCGCAATAAGCAAATGCTTTTAGCTGCTCATATTTTAGATTTTAAAGGAAGATTTCAAATTCAGGAAAAAAAAGAGTGGGTGCCTGCGACTTTCGATAAAAAAACACAACTTCTTGAAGTTGCTACAAAAAAAGTCTCTGAGGTTTCCTATCCTGAATTAGAGCTGTATGCCGAGCGCTTTGTCCGTCCTCTACTTACAGATGCCCAAGGCAAGGTATTTTCTTTTGAAGAAAAAAATCTGAATCCCATTGAATTTTTTGAGAAATATCAAGAAAGCCCTCCGTGTCAGCAATCCCCCCTCCCCTTTTATGTCATTTTAGAGAATACCTCTCGCACAGAAAATATGTCAGGAGCCGACGTTGCGAAAGACCTTTCTACAGTTCAAGCTTTGATCTTCCCTATATCAGGATTCGGCCTTTGGGGCCCCATCCATGGCTATCTAGGAGTGAAAAACGACGGTGACACTGTATTGGGAACCGCATGGTACCAACAAGGAGAAACTCCAGGTTTAGGAGCAAATATTACAAATCCCGAATGGCAAGAGCAATTCTATGGGAAGAAAATCTTCCTACAAGATTCTTCTGGAACTACAAATTTTGCAACAACAGACCTAGGGCTTGAGGTAGTTAAAGGTTCCGTGCGTACTACTTTGGGAGATTCTCCAAAAGCTCTTTCTGCTATTGATGGGATTTCTGGAGCCACCTTAACATGCAACGGTGTCACTGAAGCTTATGTACAATCTCTGGCTTGCTATCGTCAGCTCCTTATAAATTTTTCTAATTTAACCCATGAAAAGAAAACAGGCGAATGACAAGTAAAAAGTCCTATAAAAGCTATTTCTTTGATCCTCTATGGAGCAACAACCAAATTCTCATTGCGATTTTGGGGATTTGCTCGGCTCTGGCAGTGACAACAACAGTACAAACGGCAATTACTATGGGAATTGCTGTCAGCATTGTTACAGGATGCTCGTCTTTCTTTGTTTCCTTATTACGTAAGTTCACTCCTGACAGTGTGAGAATGATTACTCAGCTAATTATCATTAGCTTGTTTGTGATTGTTATCGACCAGTTTTTAAAAGCTTTTTTCTTTGATATTTCCAAAACACTTTCTGTTTTTGTGGGTCTTATCATCACCAATTGCATCGTGATGGGAAGGTCTGAAAGTCTAGCTAGGCATGTGACTCCTATTCCAGCGTTCTTAGATGGGTTTGCCTCTGGCTTAGGATACGGCTGGGTCTTACTTGTCATTGGAGTCATCAGAGAACTCTTTGGTTTTGGAACTCTTATGGGGTTTCGCATCATCCCTCAATTTGTTTATGCTTCCGAAACCCACCCCGATGGATACCAAAATTTAAGTCTTATGGTGCTAGCACCGTCGGCTTTTTTCCTACTTGGTATTATGATTTGGCTTGTTAACATTCGAGACTCTAAAAAGAGAAAAAGGTAGTTTATGTGGTTAGGTGCGTATACTTGGCTTAATGTCTTTGGTATTCTTCTACAAGCAGCCTTTATTCAGAATATCCTTCTTGCGAATTTCTTGGGGATGTGTAGTTACCTTGCTTGCTCTACTAGGGTTTCTACAGCCAATGGCTTGGGGATGTCCGTAGCCCTTGTTCTCACTGTAACAGGGAGCATCAACTGGTTTGTCCATGCTTTCATCACGGGCCCTAAAGCTCTAACTTGGATCTCTCCATCTTTAGCTTCTGTAAACCTAGGTTTTCTGGAGCTGATTATTTTCATCGTGGTGATTGCGGCATTCACGCAAATCTTAGAGCTTCTTTTAGAAAAGGTCTCCAGGAATCTATATCTCTCCTTAGGGATCTTCCTTCCCTTGATTGCTGTGAACTGCGCGATCCTAGGGGGTGTGCTCTTCGGAATCACACGTAGTTATCCTTTTATTCCTATGATGATCTTCTCTTTAGGAGCGGGATGTGGGTGGTGGCTCGCTATTGTTATTTTAGCCACTATCAAAGAAAAACTCGCCTACTCTGATATTCCCAAAAACCTCCAGGGAATGGGGATCTCCTTCATTACAACAGGCCTCATTGCTATGGCTTTTATGAGCTTAACAGGTATTGATATTTCTAAACCTTCAGCAAAGATTCAAAGAGCTCCTCTAGAGACTGAAGTTGTTGAAAACACGACCAATCCACTAAAAGAATCTTCGTCCAAACACCAGCCAAGTATTTCTAAAGCACGAACGCAGCGTCGCTCTCTCTAGGAACTTTCCTAGAGTCGAGTTTCTAGTGAACTTTTGTACACAGAGATGCTTCTAAACAATTTCAATTCGAGATATGGAAGGCGGCTTTTTGCAAGCTGTGGCGATTTTACTTGCGATACAATAAACAACGATCGTCAGTAAAACACAAATAGCAAGAGCTATACCTATATAGAGAGCGCAGAGTCTCAGTTGAGAACCTTCACAAGAAAACAAAGTCACGGCGAAAGCTACAGCTAACGAAGTGAGGAGAATAGCAAGCACTTTCGCAAAAATCCGATAAGATAAAGAATTCTCCGAATGGAGAAGGACACTAGAATACCGTTTTAGGAAGGTCAGAGTATCGGGATTTTGTCGAGAACGGGGAACGTACTTAGGTAATGTAGTCATGATTTTTCAATCAATAAAATGTCCAACTCAGCTTTCATGCGCTACCTTAGTTTTTTCTAAGGCATTGGAAATCTTATAACGCCAACACGCACAAACTAACATAGATAAGGTAATGCAACTCGCAGCAATCCAGATCGAGAGCTGTAGAGGTGCCGATCCCGTTAAAAATAGGCCACAGGCTACCAAAGAAATCGCTATCAATGAAAGGACCATGATGGCTATAGTAAGCTTCTTCACACGAGATACCCCGGAAGATAATGCGGACAATTCTTCAGAAGATAGTTGCACATGATCTTGTAGGACATGAGGGGCTACCGGACTAGCTGGATCCATAGAATAATTCTGATGTATTTTTTAAACCTTAGACATAAATTTTAAATGTTTTAGCCTTAAAAAAATACCTCTTATCTTCTGAAAAAAATGAGTATATCTAATAAAAAATTTACTCTTCATCCATCAAAGAAAGATTAGAAGGATCCCAGTCCTGGTCTAGTCGGACTACAGCCAACCATCCCTCACCTTCTGGAGCTTCGTTAATCTTCTGAGGATTATCCACTAAATCAAGGTTGATATCGATAACCTCTCCTGATACAGGACTTAACACCTCTATAGCAGATTTAGAAGATTCCAGAATGACTAAAACCTCACCTTCTTTACATAGACTCCCTACTGAAGGTAAATCCACATGGAGAATGGCTCCTAAGTTTTTCTGCATTTTTTCTGTTAACCCGAGGCGCACCACCCTCTCATGGACGGGCAAAATCCAAACATGATAATCAGAATACCACATCACCTTACGACTCCCTGTTCTATAAAGCGTTCCATATAGGATCCTAAAAGTTCTTCATCTAGCTGACTTTTAGCTAAAAATAGTTTATCCACGCTAGCAGGACGATCATACAGTAAATGAGAGAGGCATTGATAATAACAGGGCCCTTCGTTAGGACTCATGAATACAGAAGAATAGTCTCCTACCTTCATAGAGAAAATCCTATCAAACTCTTGGGGCAGCTCCTTGTCTCCTCGGGAAAAAGTCTTCAATGAGCGATCTAAGCTCCAAGAGAAAGACCCCTCGAGATGCCTTCCCAATCTGTGGTTTTCCACTACCTTCCAAAGACGTCGTTGCCATAGGCTAGCGCCTTCTTCTCCTGGATACCGTGTACGCAACGCAGATTCTAGACGCTCCATGTCAACAAGATGACCATGAGAAGTAAGTAACTGTGAGGCCAAATCTCTCTTTAAAACCTCACGATAAGGAAGCACTTCTTCTTTTTCAAAAGAACTATTAACAATAATAGTATAATAGGTCTCTGCATCCTGGCTATATAAATCTAAAACCTCGTTTTCAAGCAACACTTTGGCTAATTGCTGACCGTCGGATATTCCTGGTAGAGCACTATTCTTCCCTGCAGATAAGAGAACTTCTTGGCTCTGCTTAGGAACTTGCTGTAGCGATTGCAGAATTCTCTCAGGGCGGGCCCTTAAGATTTCCTTGCGTGTGAAAAGAGAAATTTTATCTCGCAGCGCAGGCTTAAGATGTTGGAAGTCTTTATACGACTGACACGTCTCAACGTCAGGAAACTGCTGGAGAATCTCCTGGAAGTGCTCAGAATTTTGTTGCCAGTGCAGCACTTCAACCATAGGTACAGTAGCTGCTAAGTCTTGCAAAGCGACTCTCTTATAGTCTATAGAAAACCGTCTGCCTACTAACCGAGGCTCTTTAGCTTTTATGGTCGCTATAGGAAGGATCTCATTAGGAACATCCAAACTATCCGATTTAGGTAAACTCACTAACTTTAAATAGACTTCGAAAGCTTTTAACTCTTGTTTTGTTTTAAAGCTATACTCCTTAGGGAGTCTAAAGAACTCTACTTGTATGGAATCTTTTCCTTGAACGAAAAATGTAGTTAGAGGTTGGAAGTCAAAAGAAACGCCTCCCTGCAATAGGAGAAGAGCTCTTTTGCACAACAATATGTCTCGATACATATTGAAAAATTCGGACTCAGAGATCTCTAAAAACTGAAAATACGAGTTTACAAATTCTTCAAATCCTAAGGAAAATTCCTTATTCTTACTGATCTTAGTATAGGCATGCTTCGCCTTATCATAAAAGTCGTCACGAGCTTCTTGTTTTGAGGGCCTGGGAAGTACTTTTTTCTGCTCGTCAATAAAGCGGATCAAGAGCTCAACAGCAGCAGAAAGGTAGGCATCCCCAAACCAGTCTTGAATCGTCTGGTAGCCAAATAACCGCAAGTCTTTCCCGCGAGATAAGGCTTCATCTGGGGGAAGAGCAAACATTTGCCTGCGGTACTCCAACATTTGTCGAAGCACATAATGAGGGAACCTTCTCTCTTCTAAAAAGAGCTTGGCTCTAGCAAGAAATCCTTCTTTTGATATGGGGTTCTCGATTTGTTGAAAGACCTTCAGGATCTCTAAAAGCTGGGGAGCTGAAGATTTCCAAACTTCTTCAGAGGAAATAAAAGGAGCGTCAAAACGACGATACGGCTGGTAAGCTTTCTCCTTACTAAAAATTTTCTCTCCCGGATGGTACACTTTTAAAAAGAGTTTTTCTCCCACCCTTGTCGTTAGAAAATAATCAGTAAGTAGCCCCTCATTGATAAAATTCCAAGCTCTAGGGTTCCCTGTAAATGGATACGCTTCGTGAGCAAAGAACTTCTTCATAGCCATGAAATCTTTCTCTACATACCGCTTCCCTGAAGCGGTAGTAAAAACAGTCCGACGTGAGGTGGACTCTGCAGAACCTTTTCTAGAGAATCGTCCCCAACCCACTCCAGTACCAGAAACACAAACTACAGCAATGACAATGCCGATAAATTTTTTTTGATGCTTATAGAAGAACGATAACAAGGTCCACCCTCTACCCAAACAATAAAAGCGTAGTGTAAACGATAGCAGAGAAAAAAACCAGGCAGGATCCCTGCAGAGCCTGCAGAAGAGATCCTGTTGGTAGATTCGCACCCAGGGACGCTAGGCTGGCATATAGGTCAGCTGCAAATGTCCCAAAGTGTGGTGTACGGAATGGAAATACCAAGAGAAAATGTCGCCATGACTTACAGGAATCGACAATCCGATATCTTTATTGAAGACTTTGTTAGCTTTTGCAGCGACTTCTGGAGATTCGATAACTACAATACTTTCGTAATCAAAGGCATCACTTTTCTTTCCAAAATTATAACTTCCGATCACAAAAATTTCATCATCGATAATCATACACTTCTTGTGCAACTGCGTTTCCCAAATAGCAAACTCATAAATAGAAACCCGCTCATAAGGTTTTAGCTTTTCGCAAAACCATTTTTTCCAAAGAGGATACCGTTTCCCATAGAGCAAGGCGAAATAGTTAATACGGTTTCCCCAAGCATAGGGTCCTGTAATTGCAGGACTTAATTCATGACAGCCGTTCGTAATTAAACTCAGATGAACACCGTGATTATGAGAAACGTCGACAAGAGCATTTAAAAGCTCGTCCTTAGGGATGAAATACATGTGAGCAAGCTTCACAGAAGATCTAGCTCCCTGGATAAGTTTCAAATATTCTTGAGTCACAGGATTGGGTTGCTTATCGTGGGGACCACCTAAAACTATCCTGATCTTGGAAGAGTCGACAAGAACAAGATCTTCATGTTTGTCAAATCCAGGAAATACTGTCTCCTCGGCTTGTTCTAAAGTCAGTGGAGGACAGGCGCCTGCAAACTGTTCAGGATTATCAATGAACCACATATGATGTGCATAGTAGTCCCACATAGCAAATTGCTTATGATATTCTTCTCTGAGCTGCAAACCGAATGCTGTAGAACGCAACATGATATCCTGATCACGAAATGCTAGGGGCCGACGCACTCCACTGACAAATAAACGTGGGTTATCCACTTTCTCAGGAACCTCATCCCCTGGAGTGCACATAAACTCTTCAAAATTGGTACCACCTAAAATACAATATTTCCCATCGATGATAGAAAGTTTGATATGCATTTCAATGACATTAGGAGCGAGGATGCTTGTTGAGGGTGGGCACCCTGTAAAAACGTAGAAAAACCGGTTGGGATGACGTTCTTTGAGAGCTTTGAGTAATTTTTGGTCTTCAGCATCGGTAAACGTGGGTTGGATAATGATATAGCTACAGAGCTCTGGAACCAGATCCATACGAGCCTCGAGGTGATCTACCATCTCTTTAAGCGTTCGGCCTCCTGTCATGCAGGGACACAGTTCTACATAAAAATTTGCATGATCTATGCAATCCAATATCTGTTGAAAGGCCTCTACACTATTGTCATAAACAAGAACTCCAACCTTCTCCTTGTCTGAAGCTACGATTGTCTTTGCTGAAACAGAATTAGGAACCAGCAAAATAAAAAATATTCCAAGAGCTGCCAAGCGAAAACGCAACCGACTCATCATAACCCCTCACCACAAAACAATTTAATAAACGCCTCTTTGACTTGCTGACGCGCCTCCTGCAGCACTTCATCAGCAGCTTCCAAACCTAAAGGGAAAAACGCGTGAATCTGGATTTGTTCAATAATTTCTTCAAGAACCTCGGGTTTTAAAAATCTCTGGTAAAACTCAGAAGAACTTCCCGATAAGAATAAGGATCCTTGATGTAAAAATCCCTGTTGCACCTTGCGTTGGGCAGCGCCCCCTATCTTCTTGTCCCCAAAAAGAACGTCATACTTCGAAGTTTTTGCCATACAAAAATTTCCTGAATCTCTGGAAGAAGAGTTTTCGTCTTCTGGAGCTAACATTCCCTGGATCCGAAATACTTTCTCTAGAACCTTCGCTACAAAAGAGTTTACAGTATGGTAGTTCTCAAGTACCGAAGAAGAATAGGAAGGATGTGTCGCAGACATAAGAACAGAAAAAGCATAATCTCCCTTATGGAAGACAAATCCCCCTCCCGTAGGCCGCACTGCGGCGTCCAATCCTAGATCCGCATAGTTGGAAAGTAAAAATTTTTCTGGACGCATAAAGTGACCGTACGTCAGAGAACAAGGATTCTCCCACTCATAAAGGTGTAAAATGAGCTCCCCATCTTGCAGAGATTCTAATAAATCTCTGTCCTTAGCCATGTGGGAGGCCGCTGAAGATTTTCCTGAATCTACGATACGAACTTTCATATAACAAACATAAAACTAATTAAGACTGTTTCAAAAGAAGCTGAACTATTGTATCATATACAAAAGGTTTGTGCATAACTTTCCCTTAAACTCAGAGGAATTTTACCAAATTTGCTGGTTTAGAGCGAAGAGTTGCATCATTATTTTAAATTTCGTATATGCTTAAGGAAAGTTCTACCCCTGTCTTTTAGGTTTTTATGTTTGAGAAGTTCACTAATAGAGCAAAACAAGTCATTAAACTGGCGAAAAAGGAGGCTCAGCGTTTAAATCATAACTACCTGGGTACTGAGCACATCCTGCTTGGTCTTCTCAAACTTGGTCAAGGGGTAGCTGTTAATGTATTACGCAACCTCGGTATAGATTTTGATACGGCACGGCAAGAGGTGGAACGCCTGATTGGTTATGGTCCAGAAATTCAAGTCTACGGAGACCCTGCCCTTACAGGAAGAGTAAAAAAATCTTTTGAATCAGCAAATGAAGAGGCCAGCCTTTTAGAGCACAATTATGTCGGGACGGAGCATTTACTCTTAGGGATCCTACATCAATCAGATAGTGTCGCTCTTCAGGTATTAGAAAACTTACATATCGATCCAAGAGAGGTTCGTAAGGAAATTCTTAAAGAATTAGAGACCTTCAATCTACAACTTCCTCCTTCGTCGTCGTCTTCTTCCTCATCCTCTCGAAGCAACCCTTCATCTTCAAAATCTCCTTTAGGTCATAGCTTAGGTTCTGACAAAAACGAAAAGCTTTCTGCTCTGAAAGCATATGGTTATGATTTAACGGAGATGGTCCGAGAGTCTAAGCTCGATCCTGTCATTGGTCGTTCTTCAGAAGTCGAACGGTTGATTTTGATTCTTTGCCGAAGAAGAAAAAACAATCCTGTACTTATTGGAGAAGCTGGAGTTGGTAAGACTGCAATTGTTGAGGGTCTGGCTCAAAAAATCATTCTGAATGAGGTTCCTGATGCCTTACGGAAAAAGCGACTGATTACTCTAGATCTAGCATTAATGATTGCTGGAACAAAATATCGAGGGCAATTTGAGGAACGGATCAAAGCTGTCATGGATGAAGTTCGCAAGCAT encodes:
- the dnaA gene encoding chromosomal replication initiator protein DnaA: MLTCNECTTWEQFLNYVKTRCSKTAFENWISPIQVLEETQEKIRLEVPNIFVQNYLLDNYKRDLCSFVPLDVHGEPALEFVVAEHKKPSAPVASQKESNEGISEVFEETKDFELKLNLSYRFDNFIEGPSNQFVKSAAVGIAGKPGRSYNPLFIHGGVGLGKTHLLHAVGHYVREHHKNLRIHCITTEAFINDLVYHLKSKSVDKMKNFYRSLDLLLVDDIQFLQNRQNFEEEFCNTFETLINLSKQIVITSDKPPSQLKLSERIIARMEWGLVAHVGIPDLETRVAILQHKAEQKGLLIPNEMAFYIADHIYGNVRQLEGAINKLTAYCRLFGKSLTETTVRETLKELFRSPTKQKISVETILKSVATVFQVKLNDLKGNSRSKDLVLARQIAMYLAKTLITDSLVAIGAAFGKTHSTVLYACKTIEHKLQNDETLKRQVNLCKNHIVG
- a CDS encoding bactofilin family protein: MFRRTGKGPFEDVQTLYEEETSSPSSYSPYSRSERPETPPSLFDNPKASEARPLNHNLTEESSLPQWSSTPRTESLLPLEEPETTLGEGVTFKGELAFERLLRIDGTFEGILVSKGKIIIGPKGVVKADIQLQEAIIEGVVEGNITVSGKVELRGGAIIKGDIQANTLCVDEGVRILGYLAIAGITDHSERERDL
- a CDS encoding Na(+)-transporting NADH-quinone reductase subunit B, with product MLKKFINSLWKLCQQDKYQRFTPIVDAIDTFCYEPIETPSKPPFIRDSVDVKRWMMLVVIALFPATFVAIWNSGLQSIVYSSGNPVLMEQFLHISGFGSYLSFVYKEIHIVPILWEGLKIFIPLLTISYVVGGTCEVLFAVVRGHKIAEGLLVTGILYPLTLPPTIPYWMAALGIAFGIVVSKELFGGTGMNILNPALSGRAFLFFTFPAKMSGDVWVGSNPGVIKDSLMKMNSSTGKVLIDGFSQSTCLQTLNSTPPSVKRLHVDAIAANMLHIPHVPTQDVIHSQFSLWTETHPGWVLDNLTLTQLQTFVTAPVAEGGLGLLPTQFDSAYAITDVIYGIGKFSAGNLFWGNIIGSLGETSTFACLLGAIFLIVTGIASWRTMAAFGIGAFLTGWLFKFISVLIVGQNGAWAPARFFIPAYRQLFLGGLAFGLVFMATDPVSSPTMKLGKWIYGFFIGFMTIVIRLINPAYPEGVMLAILLGNVFAPLIDYFAVRKYRKRGV
- a CDS encoding Na(+)-translocating NADH-quinone reductase subunit C; amino-acid sequence: MSKGSSKHTVRINQTWYIVSFILGLSLFAGVLLSTIYYVLSPIQEQAATFDRNKQMLLAAHILDFKGRFQIQEKKEWVPATFDKKTQLLEVATKKVSEVSYPELELYAERFVRPLLTDAQGKVFSFEEKNLNPIEFFEKYQESPPCQQSPLPFYVILENTSRTENMSGADVAKDLSTVQALIFPISGFGLWGPIHGYLGVKNDGDTVLGTAWYQQGETPGLGANITNPEWQEQFYGKKIFLQDSSGTTNFATTDLGLEVVKGSVRTTLGDSPKALSAIDGISGATLTCNGVTEAYVQSLACYRQLLINFSNLTHEKKTGE
- the nqrD gene encoding NADH:ubiquinone reductase (Na(+)-transporting) subunit D, coding for MTSKKSYKSYFFDPLWSNNQILIAILGICSALAVTTTVQTAITMGIAVSIVTGCSSFFVSLLRKFTPDSVRMITQLIIISLFVIVIDQFLKAFFFDISKTLSVFVGLIITNCIVMGRSESLARHVTPIPAFLDGFASGLGYGWVLLVIGVIRELFGFGTLMGFRIIPQFVYASETHPDGYQNLSLMVLAPSAFFLLGIMIWLVNIRDSKKRKR